A part of Kryptolebias marmoratus isolate JLee-2015 linkage group LG8, ASM164957v2, whole genome shotgun sequence genomic DNA contains:
- the birc5b gene encoding baculoviral IAP repeat-containing protein 5b isoform X1 yields MASIIVLNTRFLTFDKMYHQYMREQSFADWPFKDECNCTPAKMATAGFVHCPSENEPDVACCFFCLIELEGWEPDDDPWSEHAKRSPKCGFLSLKKDFTELTVCEFIHLEKERLKIFMRKVCHKEMAHLRDLVDETLEGLKSQLESM; encoded by the exons ATGGCAAGCATAATTGTGCTGAACACCaggtttttaacatttgacaaAATGTATCATCAGTACATGCGGGAGCAAAGCTTTGCAGACTGGCCGTTTAAAGATGAATGCAACTGCACACCTGCAAAG ATGGCCACGGCTGGGTTCGTCCACTGTCCCAGTGAGAATGAACCTGATGTTGCCTGTTGTTTCTTCTGCCTGATCGAGCTGGAGGGCTGGGAGCCAGATGACGATCCCTG GTCTGAGCATGCAAAACGCTCCCCGAAGTGTGGATTTCTATCACTGAAGAAGGATTTCACCGAGCTCACTGTGTGTGAATTTATTCACCTGGAAAAAGAGAGACTAAAGATCTTCATG AGGAAGGTTTGTCATAAGGAGATGGCTCACTTGCGGGACCTTGTGGACGAAACTCTTGAAGGGCTAAAGTCTCAGTTGGAGTCGATGTGA
- the birc5b gene encoding baculoviral IAP repeat-containing protein 5b isoform X3, whose protein sequence is MNATAHLQRKRIPACSCCCLSLQMATAGFVHCPSENEPDVACCFFCLIELEGWEPDDDPWSEHAKRSPKCGFLSLKKDFTELTVCEFIHLEKERLKIFMRKVCHKEMAHLRDLVDETLEGLKSQLESM, encoded by the exons ATGAATGCAACTGCACACCTGCAAAG AAAAAGGATTCCAGCGTGCTCCTGTTGCTGCCTGTCTCTGCAGATGGCCACGGCTGGGTTCGTCCACTGTCCCAGTGAGAATGAACCTGATGTTGCCTGTTGTTTCTTCTGCCTGATCGAGCTGGAGGGCTGGGAGCCAGATGACGATCCCTG GTCTGAGCATGCAAAACGCTCCCCGAAGTGTGGATTTCTATCACTGAAGAAGGATTTCACCGAGCTCACTGTGTGTGAATTTATTCACCTGGAAAAAGAGAGACTAAAGATCTTCATG AGGAAGGTTTGTCATAAGGAGATGGCTCACTTGCGGGACCTTGTGGACGAAACTCTTGAAGGGCTAAAGTCTCAGTTGGAGTCGATGTGA